The DNA sequence TGGAGTTCTTAGAGTCGAAAGAGGGGAGCATGTCGGTGGCAGAGTATGCAGCTAGGTTTGAGAACCTGGTAAGGTATTTTCCTCATTATCAGGGGGAAGCTAGGGAGAGGTCTAAATGTGTGAAGTTTATCAATGGCCTCCAACTAGAAGTGAAGATGATGGTGAATTGTCATGGTATCCATAACTTTGTACAACTGACCAACATGTGTAGGATCTTTGACAATGCCGGtcatgggaaagggaagaagctTGTGACTCACAGTCATGCTAAGTTGTATTCTGCCCCTCCTGAACAATATGGCAACCATTTTGGGGGACAAAGGACCAGTGGAGGACTTCACCCAGCTGGTGGAAGTTCTAAGCTAGTTAACAAGATGTCTCAGCCTGCTGGTAGAGGTAGTTGTGGTGGTGGTGCTTTTGCTATTGTTTCTACACCACTCAGGTGTGGGAAGTGTGGCCGGCTTGGGCATATTGCTCGTGAGTGCACAAATAGAAAGGTGGCTTGCTTTAACTTTCAAGGTAAGGGCCACCTCAGTACCAATTGCCCACATCTAAGGATGGAGAATAGGAGTGGAAGTTTGAATAACCAAAGTGGACGAATGAGGACCACGGGGAAAGTGTTTTCTCTTAGTGGTGTTGATGTCGCACAGTCCGATGATCTCATCCAAGGTACGTATTTCATAAGTCAAGTCGCCTTGATTGTGTTGTATGATTCAGGTGTGacacatttgtttatttcttatgTATGTGTTAAAAAACTTGCCTTGCTTGTGTCTTGTTTGAAATTTGACTTGATTGTGGATACACCTACTAGTGAGTCTGTTTTTACTTTTGATGTGTGCTTGCAATGTCTTGTCTTAATTTCTGATAAATAGTTTTTGATTGATTTGGTTGTTTTACCTTTGagttagattgatgttattcttggtatggactggttatcttccaaccacgtcttattaaattgttttgagAAATTTGTTGTCTTTCCTGAGTCTGGTGTGAGTGATGGTGATATGTTTTTGTCTGCTAACCAAGTTGAGGCATCTTTGAGGAAGGATGCACAAGTATACATGATTTTAGCTAGTATGAGTGTCAAGACCAAAACCACTGTGAGTGATATACCCTTGGTGAGGGAGTTTCCAAAGGTGTTTGAGGAGGTGTCTGGattaccacctgagagagaggTCGAGTTCTCCATAGACCTGATGCCCGGTACTGGACCTATATCCATAGCACCTTATAGGATGTCCCCTGTAGAGTTGAGTGAACTTAAGAAATAGTTAGAGGAGctcttagagaaacaattttTGAGGCCTAGTGTGTCACCTTGGGGAGCGCCGGTGTTGTTAGTTAAGAAGAAGGATGGGACTATGAGGCTATGTGTAGTCTATCGTTAGCTAAACAAGGTGACGATTAAGAATAGGTACCATTTTCCTAGGATAGATGACCTGATGGACCAATTAGTAGGGGCTTGTGTGTTCAGTAAGATAGATCTCAGGTTAGGTTACCACCAGATTAGAGTGAAGCCTGAGGATATTCCAAAGACTGCCTTTAGGACCCGTTACGGCCATTATGAGTacttggttatgccttttggtgTGACCAACCCCCCTGGTGTCTTCATGGGCTACATTAATAGGATCTTTCATCTCTACCTAGATAGTTTTGTAGTGGTCTTCATAGATGATATCTTGGTGTATTCCAAGACTAGAGAGGAACATGAGGAGCATCTGAGGGTTGTGTTTCAAACCCTCAAGGACAATATATTGTATGCTAAGTTGTCCCAGTATGAGTTTTGGTTAGAGGAGGTGAGCTTCCTAGGGCACGTTATATCCAGGGGAGGGATAACAATAGATCCTTCCCAAGTAGAGGCGGTGATGAGTTGGGAGAGTCCTAAGTCAGTGTTTGAGATTAGGAGTTTCCTTGGTTTAGCAGGTTACTACCACATGTTCATTGAGGGTTTTTCTAAGTTAGCCTTACCTTTGACCAAGCTTATTCAtaagggtcaagcttttgtgtgggatGCCCAGTGTGAGAGTAGTTTTCGTACACTTAAGGAAAGGTTAACCACTACACCAGCTTTAGCATTACCCAACCCGAGCGAACCCTTTGTGGTGTACTATAATGCATCCAAGATGGGTTTGGGTGGAGTGCTTATGCAGCGAGGACAGgtagtggcctatgcttctCAACAACTTAAGATTTATGAGAGGAATTATCCCACCCACGATCTTGAGTTAGCAGCTGTAGTTTTTGCTCTTAAGCTTTGAAGGAATTATCTTTATGGATCAAAATTTGAGGTGTTTAGTGACCATAAGAGTCTTAGATATCTATTTGATCAGAGAGAGCTTAACATGAGGCAgaggagatggttagagttcCTTAAGGATTAggattttgagcttagctatcACCCAGGTAAAGCTAATGTAGTAGCTGAtgccttgagtaggaaatccCTTCATGTGCCTGCTTTGATGGTTAGAGAATTATACCTCTTAGAGCAGTTTAGAGACATGAGTTTATCATGTGAGATCACCTCTAGTAACATTAAGTTGGGTGTGTTGAGAGTCACCAGTGAACTCTTGAGTGAGATCCGTGAGGGTCAGAAGGCTGACCCATTCTTGTCAGCCCAGTTAGAATCCATAGTTGTAGGGAGAGAGATTAGTTTTAGGGTGTGGCATGATGAAGTCTTGAGATTCCTGGATAGGGTGTGTGCTCCTGGTGCACCCAGGCTTAGGAGAGCAATCTTGGAGGAGGGCCATAGAAGTAGTCTGAGTATCCACCTGGGagtgactaagatgtaccaggACCTTAAGTAGATGTTTTGGTGGTTGGGTATGAAGAGAGAGGCTAATGAGTTTGTCCTTGTATGCCTAGTGTGTTAGAAAGCTAAGATAGAACACTAGAAGTCTTTAGGGAAGTTGTAACCTTTAGAGATACCTGAGTGGAAATGGGATAACATCTCTATGGATTTCGTGGTGGGGTTACCTAGGACCCCCAAAGATTTAGATTCCATTTAGGTTATCATGGACAGGTTGACGAAATCTGCTCACTTAATCCCAATTAACATCAAATATTCCTTAGAGAGGTTGACTAGCTTGTACGTCAGTGAGATAGTTAGATTACACGGTGTTCCTtctagtgtcataccctaatttcgtccggggacctttgcttgatgacatgcgacttttttttggtccttgtgaggttcttggcacccatcattaggcaatttgtgaaattccgggacatgccgaaaaagaaaagaaaaattgatgcgcaatccgtaaggttccgtgacacaccgaaaattaaatggaagcatcgttgcacgattagtgaggttccgtaacattccgtaagtcaaaaaggggatgattatgtaatccacaaggttccgtaacattacggaaagaaaacaagtatcgttacgaaattcgtaagtttccataactttacgaaaaaagaattaccaaaaacaaggcagggggtgtacttagtaaaaatgggggtgcaaatagcaaccaagcccacttgggccctccagaaggctgttgcttctggaggaagcaaccctgctcgcctgggcgagctgggtggcaagcttctcccccaattttctataaatagggggagaagtgaagtgaaaaagggttcagccctttaggcacttctctctctttcgaatttgcttggaaaaattgtttccgtgaagaaaatctaagccgaggcgcttccgaaacgtttccgtgaggaatttcgtgaaggtttcgatcgttcttcgacgttcttcattcgttcttcatcgttcttcgatcttcaacgggtaagtacctcgaaccaagcttttcgattcattctatgtacctgtggtggtccacattgtgtttcgtgtatttttattctcgtttcatttactttttatacccccttttgacgtgcttaagccattttatttaagtcatttctctcttaacctaaaaataaaataaatttccactgatcgtttcaattgtattatccgttaacttcggttaaaatgaattctgaccgttcggtcgtgccgtaaccacgttggaaatcaaaaaaagaggtataataataatataataatcaaaaaagacgtcttttagtaaaataaagcggaaaatcaatcggacgttttctctttgggatttctcattcttaattgaattgactaataactaaagt is a window from the Glycine max cultivar Williams 82 chromosome 2, Glycine_max_v4.0, whole genome shotgun sequence genome containing:
- the LOC113000460 gene encoding uncharacterized protein — encoded protein: MLADEAEYWWENTRPRLEGAGGAIVPSGTFRHTFLEKYFPEDVKNRKEMEFLESKEGSMSVAEYAARFENLVRYFPHYQGEARERSKCVKFINGLQLEVKMMVNCHGIHNFVQLTNMCRIFDNAGHGKGKKLVTHSHAKLYSAPPEQYGNHFGGQRTSGGLHPAGGSSKLVNKMSQPAGRGSCGGGAFAIVSTPLRCGKCGRLGHIARECTNRKVACFNFQGKGHLSTNCPHLRMENRSGSLNNQSGRMRTTGKVFSLSGVDVAQSDDLIQVEASLRKDAQVYMILASMSVKTKTTVSDIPLVREFPKVFEEVSGLPPEREVEFSIDLMPGTGPISIAPYRMSPVELSELKK